A window of Lentibacillus sp. Marseille-P4043 contains these coding sequences:
- a CDS encoding ComEC/Rec2 family competence protein has translation MRTAKGMILKMGIIHFLNVNNGDCSIIEHNTGRISLIDVCNARKEEKIIERMESVAGSGNLNQKAHPVNPIQYLRNHNINSIFRFVLTHPDMDHMDGIKDLVEEFKPANFYDTDNKAEKDFSRSTIYREDDWKFYKNLRDSNPQTDPKRLTLFSGDDNIYRTKNEDDTRPGDAFYILSPTKDLVEEANRCDDYNDCSYVILYEGKGGKVLFSGDAHNKTWEHILENHESKVSEIDLLIAPHHGRKSSRDYSFLDTLKPKLSFFGNAESKNLAYDAWNYRGLPYITNNQAGCMVVDANKPNMPVYVTNQKFANQRTTYTWYSDIYKGWYLQDIK, from the coding sequence TTGAGAACAGCGAAAGGAATGATACTTAAAATGGGAATAATTCATTTTTTAAATGTTAATAATGGAGATTGTTCTATAATTGAACACAATACAGGCCGTATATCGCTTATAGATGTTTGTAACGCTAGAAAAGAAGAGAAAATCATAGAACGAATGGAAAGTGTCGCCGGCTCAGGGAATTTAAATCAAAAGGCTCACCCTGTAAATCCTATACAATATTTAAGAAACCATAATATTAATTCCATTTTTCGATTTGTACTAACACACCCTGATATGGATCATATGGATGGAATAAAGGATTTAGTTGAAGAGTTTAAACCTGCAAATTTTTATGACACTGATAATAAAGCTGAAAAGGATTTTTCAAGATCTACAATATACCGTGAGGATGATTGGAAGTTTTACAAAAATCTTAGAGACTCTAACCCTCAAACAGATCCGAAACGATTAACATTATTCTCAGGAGATGACAATATTTATAGAACCAAAAATGAGGATGATACAAGACCAGGTGATGCTTTTTATATACTTTCACCAACTAAAGATTTAGTAGAAGAAGCCAATAGATGTGATGATTATAATGATTGTTCATATGTTATCTTATATGAAGGAAAAGGGGGAAAAGTGTTATTTAGTGGAGATGCCCATAATAAAACATGGGAACATATTTTAGAAAATCATGAAAGTAAAGTATCTGAAATCGACCTACTAATAGCCCCGCACCATGGCAGAAAATCAAGTAGAGATTATTCCTTTCTTGATACTTTAAAGCCTAAGCTCAGTTTTTTTGGAAATGCCGAATCAAAAAACTTGGCTTATGATGCTTGGAATTATCGTGGTTTGCCATATATCACTAATAACCAAGCAGGTTGTATGGTAGTAGATGCTAATAAGCCAAATATGCCAGTATATGTAACAAATCAAAAGTTTGCGAACCAACGAACAACATATACATGGTATTCTGATATTTATAAAGGTTGGTATTTACAGGACATAAAATAA
- a CDS encoding transposase gives MIFQSCIHVCMESTGKYWHLVFNVLEHDCDVIIANPKYVKGIRGKKTDKKANKMRVCLDHVDSIEKHIADIESVVLNLAQPYLPQVELILSLPGIKDIFTAIAIIGEIGVDMSAFLFQKHICSWAGLTPQNNESAGKKKSVRVSRAGVYIKLLLVQCANAVIRSKDCLYFRYHQIKKSRGHKKAIIAIAHKLLICIYHMLDKNEPFDAELYNIDSNPKPKNTYAPQITEDMAIRYLETLGYQIPDKHVKI, from the coding sequence TTGATATTCCAATCTTGCATCCATGTCTGTATGGAATCTACAGGCAAGTACTGGCATCTTGTGTTTAATGTTCTAGAACATGATTGTGATGTCATTATTGCTAACCCAAAATACGTAAAAGGTATTCGTGGGAAGAAAACAGATAAGAAAGCTAATAAAATGCGTGTATGCCTTGACCATGTAGATAGTATTGAAAAACACATTGCCGATATTGAATCGGTTGTTTTAAATTTAGCTCAACCCTACTTACCACAGGTTGAATTAATATTATCTTTGCCAGGCATAAAGGATATTTTTACAGCCATCGCTATTATTGGCGAAATTGGCGTTGATATGTCTGCATTTCTTTTCCAGAAACATATTTGTTCTTGGGCTGGACTTACACCACAAAACAACGAGAGTGCCGGTAAGAAAAAATCGGTTCGAGTATCACGAGCAGGCGTCTATATCAAACTTTTATTGGTTCAATGTGCTAATGCGGTAATCAGAAGTAAAGATTGTCTTTATTTCCGGTATCACCAGATCAAAAAAAGCCGTGGCCATAAAAAAGCGATTATTGCCATTGCCCATAAACTACTCATTTGTATTTACCATATGCTTGATAAAAATGAGCCGTTTGATGCCGAACTATACAATATAGATTCTAATCCAAAACCCAAAAACACTTATGCACCGCAAATTACAGAAGACATGGCAATTCGTTATCTAGAAACGCTTGGTTATCAAATCCCCGATAAGCACGTTAAGATTTAG
- a CDS encoding helix-turn-helix domain-containing protein, giving the protein MSVSSVVAVYVSNWLKQHKKSYQWLADELGVSKSLVQHMINGDRTFTSERIFQVSEVLDVSVDELIDKKSPSKEYTVQLRGKITTREGESALQNVIFSCFKDDEIYYANEIFNKGIKG; this is encoded by the coding sequence ATGAGCGTTAGTTCAGTAGTTGCAGTTTATGTCAGTAACTGGTTAAAACAACATAAAAAATCATATCAATGGTTAGCGGATGAGTTAGGAGTAAGCAAGTCTTTAGTTCAGCACATGATTAATGGGGATAGAACATTTACTTCCGAACGTATTTTCCAAGTATCGGAAGTGCTTGATGTTTCTGTAGATGAATTAATAGACAAGAAAAGTCCATCAAAGGAGTATACAGTCCAATTGAGAGGAAAGATTACTACCAGAGAAGGAGAAAGCGCATTGCAAAATGTTATCTTCTCATGTTTTAAAGATGATGAAATTTATTACGCAAATGAAATCTTCAACAAAGGAATCAAAGGTTGA
- a CDS encoding ImmA/IrrE family metallo-endopeptidase, protein MKFITQMKSSTKESKVDVMSSQKVNHADRIGEAFALQVLSEHFGTETFIGSSIELKVEELASIVYKEIRDPDFFGATITLKRDNRKYVLLNTSQTLRHRYFTAAHEFWHVLNINSMIKDDIDPERAADRFAAALMLPESLVRSLIRSLQEDDKKEQEEKKIVIRISDISSAPYVAVVKRLVELKLTDNKGLAELSDKDWTEIRRELNIVESPLDQPQRINRFTDYEERIAQEVQDDNLNFIEASKRLATVSPEKSAEYAQLRAAEVEKVMDEIENDEDDDFLDALFETRRTKK, encoded by the coding sequence ATGAAATTTATTACGCAAATGAAATCTTCAACAAAGGAATCAAAGGTTGACGTTATGAGTAGTCAAAAGGTAAATCACGCTGATCGTATTGGAGAAGCTTTTGCTCTACAGGTATTAAGTGAACATTTTGGAACCGAAACCTTTATTGGTTCAAGTATAGAGTTAAAAGTGGAAGAACTGGCCTCCATCGTATACAAAGAAATAAGGGATCCTGACTTTTTTGGTGCAACTATCACACTAAAACGTGACAACAGAAAATACGTATTGCTAAACACATCTCAAACTCTGAGACATAGATATTTTACTGCTGCACATGAGTTCTGGCATGTGCTAAATATAAACTCAATGATAAAGGATGATATCGATCCTGAAAGAGCGGCTGACAGATTTGCAGCAGCACTAATGCTACCAGAGTCTCTTGTCCGTTCCTTAATCCGTTCTTTACAAGAAGATGATAAAAAGGAGCAGGAAGAGAAAAAAATAGTCATTCGTATATCAGACATATCTTCAGCTCCATATGTGGCGGTAGTCAAAAGATTAGTAGAGTTAAAACTAACAGATAATAAAGGACTAGCAGAACTTTCAGATAAAGATTGGACTGAAATACGGCGAGAGTTAAATATTGTAGAAAGTCCGTTGGATCAACCACAACGTATTAATCGTTTTACTGACTATGAGGAACGAATTGCTCAAGAAGTTCAGGACGATAATTTAAACTTTATAGAAGCCTCAAAGAGATTAGCAACCGTATCGCCGGAAAAGTCCGCAGAATATGCCCAACTGCGAGCGGCAGAGGTTGAAAAGGTCATGGATGAAATTGAAAATGATGAGGATGATGATTTCCTCGATGCACTATTTGAAACAAGGAGAACTAAAAAATGA
- a CDS encoding Rpn family recombination-promoting nuclease/putative transposase codes for MVEGEAYFELKKCIVINILNFNLLHETDQYHSVFKLKEANQEFELVDDLEIHYLELKKFVEVNDYDQLSTLDQWLLFIRDTSDDKKQELIDHIKKRNEVINMAGEILNRVSQDEEARAIYQQRRKWYLDKVSSEKYLLHEGEEKGRKAEKIEMAQELIRKGMDSDFIQEVTKLPKEEVESIKREKRN; via the coding sequence ATTGTTGAAGGTGAAGCTTACTTTGAATTGAAAAAGTGCATTGTGATTAACATTCTAAATTTTAATTTACTACACGAAACTGATCAGTACCATAGCGTTTTTAAACTCAAAGAGGCTAATCAAGAGTTCGAGTTAGTCGATGATTTAGAAATTCACTATTTGGAACTAAAGAAATTTGTAGAAGTTAATGATTATGATCAACTTAGCACATTGGATCAATGGCTATTATTTATTCGAGACACTTCGGATGACAAGAAACAAGAATTAATTGATCATATAAAAAAACGAAATGAGGTGATTAATATGGCTGGGGAAATCTTAAACAGAGTTAGTCAAGATGAAGAAGCCAGAGCGATATACCAACAGCGAAGGAAATGGTATTTAGATAAGGTTTCGAGTGAGAAATATCTTTTACATGAAGGTGAGGAAAAAGGGAGAAAAGCTGAAAAAATTGAAATGGCACAGGAATTAATACGAAAAGGTATGGATAGTGATTTTATTCAGGAAGTTACAAAGTTACCTAAAGAAGAAGTTGAAAGTATTAAACGAGAAAAGAGAAATTAA
- a CDS encoding flagellar basal body rod C-terminal domain-containing protein, which produces MVATIMGTSIREHIESAGTGDFSKEGYAGRIKVSAEIIENIDKIAAANGNVEGDEDNALDLAGVFNEELSYSAEGELANFGSYFQNVIGELGTISRESQRMEQNTEILRQTVNENRLSVSAVSLDEEMANLIQFQYAFDAAARRMTAIDELLDRVINKM; this is translated from the coding sequence TTGGTCGCAACAATTATGGGAACTTCTATTAGGGAACACATCGAATCCGCTGGAACAGGTGATTTTTCCAAGGAGGGCTATGCTGGTCGGATAAAAGTTTCCGCTGAAATCATCGAAAATATTGATAAAATCGCAGCCGCAAATGGTAACGTAGAAGGGGATGAAGACAATGCGTTAGATTTGGCGGGTGTTTTCAATGAGGAATTGTCTTATAGTGCGGAAGGTGAGTTAGCGAATTTTGGAAGCTATTTTCAGAATGTGATAGGTGAACTTGGTACAATATCCCGGGAGTCCCAAAGGATGGAACAAAATACTGAAATATTACGACAAACTGTGAATGAAAATCGTTTATCTGTAAGTGCGGTTTCATTAGATGAAGAGATGGCCAATTTGATTCAATTTCAGTATGCTTTTGACGCCGCTGCAAGGCGAATGACGGCAATCGATGAACTTCTTGATCGAGTAATTAACAAGATGTAA
- a CDS encoding helix-turn-helix transcriptional regulator yields the protein MTGFHEQSSLDRHVEQTLNNINTFIDGEGLKRKRLARKLGMSESNFSDYLNRKRSNILDFAVRLAEVLGLEETYFMNPEFDYQPKEFADMRTTAFSAGTLSKEGEEGLHQLLRICELIETYNMEEQSNA from the coding sequence ATGACGGGTTTTCATGAACAATCATCATTAGATCGCCATGTGGAACAAACATTAAATAATATTAATACCTTTATTGATGGCGAGGGTTTAAAAAGGAAGAGACTTGCAAGAAAGCTAGGAATGTCCGAGTCAAACTTCTCTGATTATTTGAATAGGAAACGATCGAATATCCTTGACTTTGCGGTTCGATTAGCAGAAGTGTTAGGTCTTGAGGAAACTTATTTTATGAATCCTGAATTTGATTATCAACCAAAGGAATTTGCGGATATGAGAACAACTGCTTTTTCAGCGGGTACTTTGTCTAAGGAAGGCGAAGAAGGGTTACATCAACTGTTGAGGATTTGCGAATTGATTGAAACCTATAATATGGAGGAACAATCAAATGCCTGA
- a CDS encoding ImmA/IrrE family metallo-endopeptidase translates to MPELTFDDLSKVLGENRDIRSEINMAVNHYLQNYHPKGWNRIDGAKKFIEQNHYLIEAPIHDLTFGGFIRTTNTDKMICYINSAQPRMYQNFVVFHELYHLVNSLRKIENLHLVEVEIDNRSEERKADYFASLILLDEYKLYSFFSGPENRQETLFTKILLSMNTFKAPYKAIVIRLYELSLITIEDLRDLFDKKINFVEEFRKLGKDTYILESSHVINFKGLESLMDHNSLPEVAQISNKGILEEIQRFFSDIGKEKRL, encoded by the coding sequence ATGCCTGAACTTACATTTGATGATCTGTCAAAGGTTTTGGGAGAAAACAGGGACATCCGTTCAGAAATTAATATGGCAGTAAATCATTATCTACAAAATTATCATCCTAAAGGTTGGAATCGTATTGATGGTGCAAAAAAATTTATTGAACAAAATCATTATTTAATTGAAGCACCCATTCATGATTTGACTTTCGGGGGGTTTATAAGGACGACGAATACGGATAAAATGATTTGTTATATTAACTCAGCTCAGCCAAGAATGTATCAAAATTTTGTTGTGTTTCATGAGTTATATCATCTAGTTAATAGCCTTAGGAAAATAGAAAATTTACATCTTGTTGAAGTCGAGATTGACAACCGAAGCGAGGAAAGAAAAGCAGACTATTTTGCCTCACTGATATTACTTGATGAATATAAATTGTATTCTTTCTTTTCTGGACCTGAAAATAGGCAAGAGACTCTTTTTACAAAAATCCTACTTAGTATGAATACCTTCAAAGCACCTTATAAGGCGATCGTAATTCGGCTATATGAGCTTTCCTTGATTACAATAGAGGATTTAAGGGATCTTTTTGATAAAAAGATAAATTTTGTAGAGGAGTTTCGTAAACTTGGGAAGGACACCTATATACTTGAGTCAAGTCATGTAATTAATTTTAAGGGGTTAGAAAGTTTAATGGATCATAATTCTCTTCCAGAAGTAGCTCAAATATCTAATAAAGGGATTCTGGAGGAAATACAGCGCTTCTTTTCTGACATTGGAAAGGAGAAACGCCTATAA
- a CDS encoding aspartyl-phosphate phosphatase Spo0E family protein, translating to MITINRKETTGYLLKLINRKRKMMVKAAKKFGIDSKKTLKCSQELDELIIKYQRMVKSEGQGTS from the coding sequence ATGATTACTATAAATAGAAAAGAAACAACAGGGTACCTACTGAAGTTAATTAATCGTAAAAGAAAAATGATGGTAAAAGCAGCCAAAAAGTTCGGTATTGACAGTAAAAAAACTTTAAAGTGCAGCCAAGAATTAGATGAATTAATTATAAAATACCAGCGAATGGTGAAATCAGAGGGACAAGGAACATCTTGA
- a CDS encoding sigma-70 family RNA polymerase sigma factor has translation MNPAIKLTFEEIVNQHEGRIYYYIHKLNINDPHQEFYQEGLCALWSACETYLPEKCLLDTYLNYTIRNRLVDLLRKKQREQKHDKFVYQEETKMMESGNRCNQMNLPVDKDPPIPNENLELWAQVKAQLTENQWKWIDFYILRDLSIKEIAEQEGVTVDAVKGWARQTRRKLKNNRIRKLLLHCLHCDDMDRIIAV, from the coding sequence ATGAATCCAGCGATCAAACTAACTTTTGAAGAAATTGTTAACCAACATGAGGGGAGAATTTACTACTATATCCACAAACTAAACATCAACGATCCTCACCAAGAATTTTATCAAGAAGGCCTTTGTGCATTGTGGAGCGCCTGTGAGACGTATCTGCCGGAAAAATGTCTGCTTGATACATACCTCAACTACACTATCCGCAATCGTTTAGTCGATTTGCTACGGAAAAAGCAACGAGAGCAGAAACACGATAAATTTGTTTACCAAGAAGAAACGAAAATGATGGAAAGTGGTAATCGCTGTAATCAGATGAATCTGCCTGTTGATAAGGACCCGCCGATACCTAATGAAAACTTGGAATTGTGGGCGCAAGTAAAGGCACAGCTAACGGAAAATCAATGGAAGTGGATTGATTTTTATATATTGCGGGATTTGTCGATCAAGGAAATTGCGGAACAGGAAGGTGTCACCGTTGATGCTGTTAAAGGCTGGGCGCGGCAAACCAGGCGTAAATTGAAAAACAATCGGATTAGAAAGCTGCTGTTGCATTGTCTCCATTGCGATGATATGGATCGTATAATCGCAGTTTGA
- a CDS encoding sigma-70 family RNA polymerase sigma factor, with protein MNKDNKVSFEEIFKQNERRIHYQIHKLRIQDPHREFYVEGLYAMWLAYKKYRPDQGLMSTYFNYTIRNRLIDMLRKKTREQDHNKYFTQEEERKAGNGNRSRKDLIPIVDTSGITVTDDALWDEIKAMLTENQWKWVKCYVIDDMPLKEIAEQEGVIVDAVKSWSREARKKLRNAGVKEALM; from the coding sequence TTGAATAAGGATAACAAGGTATCATTTGAAGAAATTTTCAAGCAGAATGAGCGACGGATTCATTACCAGATTCACAAGCTACGTATTCAGGATCCACATCGGGAATTTTATGTAGAGGGGCTATATGCCATGTGGTTGGCTTACAAGAAATACAGGCCTGATCAGGGTTTGATGTCGACCTACTTCAACTACACGATTCGGAACCGTTTAATTGATATGCTCCGCAAGAAAACGAGAGAACAGGACCACAATAAATATTTCACCCAAGAAGAAGAGCGAAAAGCGGGTAATGGTAACCGTTCGCGCAAGGATCTTATTCCCATTGTGGATACTTCCGGTATAACTGTGACAGATGATGCACTGTGGGATGAGATAAAAGCAATGCTTACGGAAAATCAGTGGAAATGGGTGAAATGCTATGTCATTGACGACATGCCACTAAAGGAAATTGCGGAACAAGAAGGTGTCATAGTAGACGCGGTCAAGAGCTGGAGTCGAGAAGCCAGAAAAAAACTAAGGAACGCAGGAGTAAAAGAAGCACTGATGTGA
- a CDS encoding DnaD domain-containing protein, with protein sequence MSASAIVLWYTLMHMNNKAMWIEEFTAAGPVLRFKSGLTESSFKRARAELKEKGYITYTSRGRNQAPAYRMIRLDLAGAGCGAGTMTADGRDGSCLKAEQVDMRADQITDGGTDQVTVGKTDQTMDVGLDRGVDVEANQNVDREMDRITDHFTNQNVNRDMNQNADHLADHLADHQANRTASTLIKHKQNINKTKQDETTAAEDAFVFYQENFGVISPFVSDSLLNWVNDSGEPLVMEAMKRAVERNKLSWRYVKSILQAWDRKGISSVEDAKAEEVAFQNERKQQSRRNGLQQNVEVVPDWFWKRQQEDALKAEKKEQQLLEDDPETEAEIMALLEKHRNIGCQVSAQL encoded by the coding sequence TTGTCTGCGTCGGCAATTGTTTTGTGGTATACCTTAATGCATATGAATAATAAGGCGATGTGGATCGAGGAGTTTACGGCGGCTGGACCTGTTTTGCGTTTTAAATCGGGGTTAACGGAGAGTTCATTCAAGCGGGCTAGAGCTGAGTTGAAGGAGAAAGGCTATATCACTTATACGTCACGTGGCCGGAATCAAGCACCGGCTTATCGGATGATTCGACTGGATTTGGCTGGGGCTGGTTGTGGTGCAGGGACGATGACCGCTGATGGAAGGGATGGGAGCTGCTTGAAGGCCGAGCAGGTGGACATGCGTGCGGACCAAATTACGGATGGCGGGACAGACCAAGTTACGGTCGGGAAGACGGACCAGACTATGGATGTTGGACTGGACCGGGGTGTGGATGTAGAAGCGAACCAGAACGTGGACCGGGAGATGGACCGGATCACGGACCATTTTACGAACCAGAACGTGAACCGTGATATGAACCAGAACGCGGACCACCTCGCGGACCACCTCGCGGACCACCAAGCGAACCGAACTGCGAGCACATTAATTAAACATAAACAAAACATAAATAAAACAAAACAAGACGAAACAACTGCTGCTGAAGATGCATTTGTTTTTTACCAAGAAAACTTTGGCGTGATCAGTCCGTTTGTATCGGATTCGTTGTTGAATTGGGTAAATGACAGCGGCGAGCCATTGGTAATGGAAGCGATGAAACGTGCGGTAGAGCGTAATAAATTGAGCTGGCGATATGTGAAAAGTATTTTGCAAGCATGGGATCGAAAAGGGATATCGAGTGTAGAAGATGCGAAGGCAGAGGAGGTAGCTTTTCAGAATGAACGGAAGCAGCAGAGCCGTAGGAATGGGCTACAGCAGAATGTGGAAGTGGTACCGGATTGGTTCTGGAAGCGTCAACAGGAGGATGCATTGAAGGCGGAGAAAAAGGAACAGCAGCTGCTTGAAGATGACCCAGAAACGGAGGCGGAAATAATGGCCTTGCTTGAGAAGCATCGTAATATTGGGTGTCAGGTGTCGGCGCAATTGTGA
- a CDS encoding type II toxin-antitoxin system RelE family toxin, with protein sequence MKNFEELQALILEKYNVELKFAEDVKKDIKAINKGHRQTVLLEIVRRAKQGPLFKPDGVAESLHGDLHGFAKIKSKTLNVRIVYRPIDERPIRMEVIAIGPRNKEKAYRIATERLQKFFYQMDNIK encoded by the coding sequence TTGAAAAACTTTGAGGAATTACAGGCACTAATATTAGAGAAGTATAATGTAGAATTAAAATTTGCCGAGGATGTTAAGAAAGATATTAAAGCGATTAATAAAGGACATAGACAAACAGTATTATTAGAAATAGTAAGAAGGGCAAAACAAGGACCTTTATTTAAACCAGATGGAGTAGCAGAATCTTTACACGGAGACTTACATGGTTTTGCTAAAATAAAATCTAAAACACTCAATGTTAGAATAGTGTATCGCCCGATTGACGAGAGACCTATAAGAATGGAAGTAATTGCAATTGGCCCGAGAAACAAAGAAAAAGCATACCGAATCGCAACAGAACGTTTACAAAAGTTCTTTTACCAAATGGATAATATTAAATAA
- a CDS encoding glycosyltransferase yields MSMNEIVYIIGLVFVLAIILISIDDVIWDIYYGFNKLLGEIKVSSIDVGSIEATPPKMLAIIVAAYNEENVLKSVITNLIRSNQYPKSMYHIFLGVYPNDPVTLKVAKELEEEFDHVHKIIHILEGPSSKADNLNNVIKNIYDFEQKYHLKFSAVVIHDSEDLVHPYEF; encoded by the coding sequence ATGAGCATGAATGAAATTGTTTATATTATTGGACTGGTTTTTGTTCTAGCTATTATTTTGATAAGTATTGATGATGTAATATGGGATATTTATTATGGATTCAATAAATTACTTGGGGAAATTAAAGTTTCAAGTATTGATGTGGGGAGTATTGAGGCAACACCGCCAAAAATGCTAGCTATTATTGTAGCAGCATATAATGAAGAGAATGTATTGAAGTCTGTGATTACCAACTTAATTCGATCGAATCAATATCCAAAATCTATGTATCATATATTTTTAGGAGTTTACCCTAATGATCCTGTTACATTAAAAGTTGCAAAAGAGCTTGAAGAAGAATTTGATCATGTACACAAAATTATTCATATATTGGAAGGGCCGAGCTCTAAGGCAGATAATTTAAATAATGTCATAAAAAATATATATGATTTTGAACAGAAATATCATTTGAAGTTTAGTGCTGTAGTGATTCATGACTCGGAGGATTTAGTTCATCCATATGAATTTTAG
- a CDS encoding zinc ribbon domain-containing protein, which produces MLTCSNCNHEQESGKFCEACGQPMYVDVDQAESQQTVAASTETRPNQPNPATEQTLQPNQNVETAKKALKQYWGYFLDLLKNPSTAFTVNESYLLNGVITIALYMVLFSLGVYFYANSIFKSFGSFFMSDSSLPFTIVLQLIIFILIILAVAFFSAFAMIKIGNHQDSIKLLLAQFGSLLVPFTLLNAIAFLGGIIGSGQLIMIPISISLLFSIVFVPVLFVYEKVATINQHGQKVYLSLATVIIMSIIFYILGDALLSSLLEDLDRVLGYIF; this is translated from the coding sequence ATGCTAACATGCTCCAATTGTAATCACGAACAGGAAAGTGGCAAATTCTGTGAAGCATGCGGTCAGCCAATGTATGTGGATGTGGATCAGGCCGAGTCCCAGCAAACAGTTGCCGCGTCAACGGAAACCAGACCAAACCAACCAAATCCTGCGACAGAACAGACACTGCAGCCGAATCAAAATGTGGAAACAGCAAAAAAAGCGCTCAAGCAGTACTGGGGATATTTTCTTGACTTGTTAAAAAATCCATCAACTGCATTTACAGTAAATGAAAGTTATTTACTTAATGGAGTCATTACAATCGCTCTTTATATGGTGCTATTTTCATTAGGTGTGTATTTTTATGCGAATTCTATTTTTAAGTCATTTGGATCATTTTTTATGTCGGATTCATCCTTACCATTTACGATTGTTTTGCAATTAATTATTTTCATTCTCATCATACTTGCTGTAGCCTTTTTCAGCGCATTTGCCATGATTAAGATTGGAAATCATCAAGATTCTATCAAATTACTACTTGCACAATTCGGTAGTTTACTTGTCCCATTTACGTTATTAAATGCAATAGCCTTTTTAGGTGGGATTATCGGTTCTGGTCAATTAATAATGATACCGATCTCAATCTCGCTGCTTTTTTCCATCGTATTCGTGCCAGTATTGTTCGTTTATGAAAAAGTAGCTACCATTAACCAACACGGGCAAAAAGTCTACCTCAGCCTAGCGACAGTTATAATTATGTCCATTATATTTTATATATTAGGAGACGCATTATTATCAAGCCTGCTAGAAGATTTGGATAGAGTCTTAGGGTATATTTTTTAG